A window of Leptospira brenneri contains these coding sequences:
- a CDS encoding class I SAM-dependent rRNA methyltransferase translates to MVIRLKKNKEKAILNFHPWVFSGAIASGENDLTPGSIVRVESITGSFLAWGHYDPKSQIRIRLFSFEESKNGSDDSYWMDHWNEIYESKKNLIPKDTTGFRLFHSEGDSVPGIVVDCYHKTAVMQLKTPGALGLRKLLISFLESKGYETIFERTDKPEGNKEGESIFHKGEEPEPIFTEHGIRFISDITKGQKTGFFLDQRENRALVAHYASGRKVLNTFSYSGAFSVYALLAGAELVHSLDISKQAIDICERNLVLNGLSSEGNQARHKGLVQDSFDYLKSMESSFYDLIILDPPAFTKSISTVNQASRGYKDINMRAISKIQTGGLIFTFSCSQHISFDLFKKIVFGAAKDAKKRVRILHHLTQSPDHGYSVFHPEGEYLKGLVIQVDGDI, encoded by the coding sequence ATGGTCATTCGATTAAAGAAAAATAAAGAAAAAGCAATATTAAATTTTCATCCTTGGGTATTTTCAGGAGCAATTGCTTCCGGAGAGAATGATTTGACTCCAGGTTCTATTGTTCGCGTCGAATCCATCACCGGTAGTTTTTTGGCCTGGGGTCATTACGATCCGAAAAGCCAAATTCGAATTCGATTGTTCTCTTTTGAAGAATCTAAAAATGGAAGTGACGATTCGTATTGGATGGATCATTGGAATGAAATTTACGAGTCAAAGAAAAACCTAATTCCAAAAGATACTACCGGATTTCGACTCTTTCATTCGGAAGGCGATTCTGTTCCAGGAATCGTTGTTGATTGTTACCATAAAACGGCTGTTATGCAATTAAAAACTCCAGGTGCACTCGGATTGCGAAAATTACTCATTTCATTTCTGGAATCAAAAGGTTACGAAACGATTTTTGAAAGAACAGATAAACCGGAAGGAAATAAGGAAGGAGAATCAATTTTTCATAAAGGGGAAGAACCGGAACCAATTTTTACGGAACATGGAATCCGGTTTATTTCTGATATTACCAAGGGACAAAAAACCGGATTTTTTTTAGACCAGAGAGAAAATCGGGCTTTGGTTGCGCATTATGCATCCGGTAGAAAGGTTTTAAATACGTTTTCTTATTCTGGGGCTTTTTCTGTTTATGCTTTGTTAGCAGGGGCAGAACTTGTACATAGTCTCGATATTTCCAAACAAGCCATTGATATTTGTGAAAGAAATTTAGTTCTGAATGGTCTTAGTTCAGAAGGGAATCAGGCGAGGCATAAGGGTTTGGTTCAAGATAGTTTTGACTACTTAAAATCAATGGAGTCTAGTTTTTATGATCTCATCATTTTGGACCCACCCGCATTTACAAAGAGCATTTCGACTGTGAACCAAGCAAGTCGTGGTTATAAGGACATCAATATGCGGGCCATATCAAAAATCCAAACGGGAGGTCTTATCTTTACCTTCTCCTGTTCCCAACATATTTCCTTTGATTTGTTTAAAAAAATTGTTTTCGGAGCGGCTAAGGATGCAAAAAAGAGAGTAAGAATTTTACACCATCTAACCCAGAGCCCAGACCATGGTTATTCTGTCTTCCATCCAGAAGGAGAATACTTAAAAGGACTTGTGATTCAGGTTGATGGAGATATATAA